One segment of Primulina tabacum isolate GXHZ01 chromosome 6, ASM2559414v2, whole genome shotgun sequence DNA contains the following:
- the LOC142550065 gene encoding uncharacterized protein LOC142550065: protein MDDFFNDRFNGKYKVGVEEFLNYAFKKTSGENSIRCPCVKCNNTGYGYREVVEMHLNVNGIMLNYTTWYHHGERLGESSSDDEESEGSDYDEILRDLYPNMNGFHRSGSEIGSSSENKHGEEPNDEAKKFYRLLKDSEQPTYPGCDTSKLSVLVKLLHIKSIGRWSNESFDMLLQLLKQILPEEDKSNMCKICGASRWKENSHNEETKVRNIGKKLAVKTLHYFPLKPSLKPRLQRLFMSKKTASFMRWHHEKRVYDGLMRHPVDSMAWKSFDDLHKDFSIEP from the exons ATGGATGATTTTTTCAATGATCGATTCAATGGAAAATACAAGGTTGGAGTTGAAgaatttttgaattatgcttTTAAGAAGACAAGTGGAGAGAATAGTATTCGGTGTCCATGTGTGAAGTGTAATAACACTGGTTATGGATATCGTGAAGTGGTTGAAATGCATCTAAATGTGAATGGAATAATGCTAAATTATACAACTTGGTATCACCATGGTGAAAGGCTTGGTGAGTCTTCATCTGATGATGAAGAATCGGAAGGAAGTGATTATgatgaaattttgagggatttgTATCCTAACATGAATGGTTTTCATAGAAGTGGATCTGAAATTGGTTCATCAAGTGAGAATAAACATGGAGAGGAACCGAATGATGAAGCAAAGAAATTTTATAGATTGTTAAAGGATTCTGAGCAACCAACTTATCCAGGTTGTGACACCTCAAAATTATCTGTGCTTGTCAAATTATTACACATTAAGAGTATTGGTCGATGGAGTAATGAATCATTTGATATGTTGCTACAGCTGTTGAAACAAATACTCCCA gaagaagataagTCTAACATGTGCAAAATATGTGGTGCTTCTAGATGGAAAGAAAATAGTCATAATGAGGAAACCAAAGTTCGAAACATTGGTAAGAAATTAGCAGTGAAGACCTTGCATTACTTTCCTTTGAAGCCTTCTTTAAAGCCAAGGCTTCAAAGGTTATTCATGTCTAAAAAGACTGCTTCTTTTATGAGATGGCATCATGAAAAAAGAGTATATGATGGACTGATGAGACATCCAGTTGATTCTATGGCATGGAAGTCGTTCGATGATTTGCATAAAGATTTTTCCATTGAACCTTGA
- the LOC142550066 gene encoding uncharacterized protein LOC142550066 produces the protein MEPMLPKSSVGNIRKPVKFLAPFKLSDLLFTRNASAHKSLRGIQRIQVEEQKAQYIGYQRRIGGISAHTLIVHFGEDEWKERDFTDDTSFLEILNICKKFIDIYSVGYKVSDGDGETLRNDKDLLAMLKEHEYVENIHIYVDVDESAQPLLFKLPEDNPTSYYIPIPRVPKVRDTKILSDYKTNEKVIVRGDVVN, from the exons ATGGAACCAATGCTTCCCAAAAGTAGTGTAGGCAACATCCGAAAGCCTGTAAAATTTTTAGCTCCTT TTAAATTATCTGATTTGTTGTTTACCAGGAATGCATCTGCCCACAAGAGCTTAAGAGGAATTCAAAGGATACAGGTTGAAGAGCAAAAAGCTCAATACATCGGCTATCAACGAAGAATTG GTGGAATTTCAGCCCATACTCTTATTGTGCATTTTGGGGAAGATGAATGGAAAGAAAGAGATTTTACGGATGATACTTCTTTCTTAGAAATCTTGAACATATGTAAAAAGTTCATTGACATATATTCTGTTGGTTATAAAGTCTCGGATGGGGATGGTGAGACTTTGAGAAATGATAAAGATTTATTGGCTATGTTGAAAGAACACGAGTACGTGGAGAACATACACATTTATGTAGATGTGGATGAATCTGCCCAACCATTGCTCTTCAAACTGCCTGAAGACAATCCAACATCTT ATTATATCCCAATCCCAAGAGTTCCAAAAGTGAGAGATACTAAAATATTGAGTGATTATAAGACAAATGAGAAAGTCATTGTACGGGGGGATGTGGTAAATTGA